Genomic segment of bacterium:
TGCATAGGATAGTAACTTAAAAAAATTCTGACTGGACATCGGGGCATGATATATATTCAGGAATTTATAAAAAATGAAATCCCTATAACTATATGTACTGATAACGATACTATTTGCGGGACAAATATTTCAAAAGAATATATGCAATTTTTATTAACAGGACACGATTCATTTATGAATTGGAATGTTGTTAAACAAGCTGCAAAAAACGGAATTCAAACAGCATTCATTTCTGAACCGGATAAAGCAGACGCTTTGAACATATTTGATGACAGAACCAGAAAAATTGAAAAATTGATTAAAGAATACAGTAAATAATATAAAAAAAGAAAGAAGGTGTTTAAAGATTTGCTAAAAAAAGACGATAAATTACAAATAGAGTAATTTATAAAACAAATATCAGTAAAAAATTATTTTAAAGATTATTATGAAGGAGAAAAATTATGGAAAAAATTGGTAAACATTTAAGTCAAATCCCAAGTTTCACCGGTCAAGGTAACAAAAAAAATGAAGTTGCAGTAGCGACTGCTACTCAACAAGCCATAACGAATGCAGAAAAAGTTGCAGTAAGCACCGGGCATGTATGTGGTCAAGATTTGGTACAAGCAAAAACATTAAAAATTCAGCCGGGCAGCGAAATATTAAATAGAGCTGTTCCGATCGAAAGCAAGCCAAATCCTGCTAATTTTACTTTAGCAACAACAACGGGTGAAGTTCCTGATGTATGGAGTCAAGCCGGGGCGAATCATTCTTATAAACCAGGTCAAATAGTTATGAATTACGGAGAACAGCCACTTGAATATGTTTCAAACCCCAAAGTTCTGGAAGAAGCTAAAGCCAAAGGATTATCCACAGTTCCTGACAGAGCAGTCGGGGATTATGATATTATGCATGATACTTATATTAGAAAAGATACCGGTAAATATTTAAGAGAAACACCTATGAAACCTGGTGATCCTCCAATCGATGTTGTTAAAAAAGCTAAAGGTGGCGTTCTTGTAATGCCAAATGGTACAGAAGTACATACTTTAGAAACTATAGCCGCAAATAAACCTCCTGTAACAATAACAACAGGAAATGTAATTATGCTTGATCATAAAGGAAATCCTTATGTAGGTGATATAGAAAAAGTTTTTGTTAAAAAGAATGTTCCGACAAGTCCAAAAGCAGAAAAACTATTCGAAGCAGCTCAAAAATTTATAGAAACAAGGAAACAAGCAATGAAAGAACTCGGCGAAGAGGCTAAACCGGCTATTGAAGCGGCTTGGAAAACTCTTGTAAAAACTGCAAAAAAAATAAAACCATAAAATTACTTTAACAAGATTGTAAAATCTTCAGTTTATTTAATATTACATCGAGCTTTGCTCGGAAAGGAAGTAAAAATATCAATGTCAATTCAACAATCCGTTAAATTACAGCCTCCTGTAGGTAAACAAGTGGCTTTTAAAGGAAAATTTGCTGACGCTGTCGGGAGTTTAGCTTTAAAAGCAGGAGGTTTTGGTCAGACAGCAAGTAAAAATGTTTCAAAACCCGGAATATTAGGAAAAATTAAAAATAATTTAATAAGTGCTGTTTTAGCGTGTCTGCCTGATTTTAAAATCAGGATGCGCTAAATAACATTTTCGGAAATTTAAGCAACAAGTTGAGAAAAACTTGAGGTAACGATGAACTATAGAGATTGTTTCTAAAATTCAGACACATAGCGACAAATTCTCCTATATACACTATAACATGTATATAGGAGAATTTGAGTGTTGAAACTTAGTTTCTCTTATTTTTTAAAATTGCTGGACTTATAGTTAATTTTGTTGAACAAAAATTCCAGAAATTTAAGAAAACTGAAAAGAAATTCAAAACCAGATAGTGCATAATATTAATATGTAAAAAATCGGTGAATTTCTTATGAATATTCAATATGCAAGCGAAAAGTATTTAAAACCATTATTGTCATTAATAGATGGAGAGAATAACAAAAAAACTTTTGAGAAGTATATATCTGGCTTAATTCTAGAGAACAAGAACTTTTCAACACTTGAAATCAATGAAAAAACAGAAGAAAAGGAATTATCACAGTTATATTATTTCTTAGAACAAACTATTAATTGGAGAAAGTTATCCTATACACAAGCAAAAGCCGTTATAGCAGATGATAATCCTAAAGATTTTTATTTATTATTGGATGCAACCCCTATAAAACAAAAATATGCAGAGAATCGAATAACTAAAACTGGCTTTGTGAATATATCAGAGCTTAAAAATGTTCCTAATAATGAGATAGTGGGGCTGTATCTTAGTAACGGAACTAAATACATTCCTCTAGAATTCAAGCTTTGGGCTAGTGCAAAGGTCACAGAACCTCAGGATTACAAGAAAAAAACAAATCAATTTATAGAGCTTTTTCAATATTACGGAATGAATGGGATACCTGTAAAGAGAGCGTTTTTCGATAATGGATTTGCCTCAATGTTCAACCTTAACTGGTTAATGGAGAATAAATATATCTTTATCACAAGATTAAAAAGCAATAAAATCGTATACATCAATGGAGAAAAGCGAATATTAGGTGAATTAGACTTAAAAAATGGAGAAAGTATAACCTGTACTATTAAAGGCATTAAAAAAAATGTAAAAGTACTTAAGTTTTGGCACCAAGACGAGGAATATTATATTGTAACAAATGACCTTGACATTACAGATGCAGATTTGAAACAGGGATACTTAGACAGGTGGGGCGTTGAAGTATTTCACAGAGAAGCTAAACAAAAGCTGGGACTTGAAAAAATGCTTGTCAGGTCTTGGCGAAAATTGACAAACAGAATAGGTTTAATTTGTGTTGTTTATGGCTTCCTTACTGCAATTGGGCAGCAGGTTAAAACGTCTATCGGAA
This window contains:
- a CDS encoding transposase; this encodes MNIQYASEKYLKPLLSLIDGENNKKTFEKYISGLILENKNFSTLEINEKTEEKELSQLYYFLEQTINWRKLSYTQAKAVIADDNPKDFYLLLDATPIKQKYAENRITKTGFVNISELKNVPNNEIVGLYLSNGTKYIPLEFKLWASAKVTEPQDYKKKTNQFIELFQYYGMNGIPVKRAFFDNGFASMFNLNWLMENKYIFITRLKSNKIVYINGEKRILGELDLKNGESITCTIKGIKKNVKVLKFWHQDEEYYIVTNDLDITDADLKQGYLDRWGVEVFHREAKQKLGLEKMLVRSWRKLTNRIGLICVVYGFLTAIGQQVKTSIGKTKRIIQDFIYSTHDSADRLGNLGFC